One Physeter macrocephalus isolate SW-GA chromosome 19, ASM283717v5, whole genome shotgun sequence genomic window carries:
- the LOC112067605 gene encoding LOW QUALITY PROTEIN: NAD(P)H pyrophosphatase NUDT13, mitochondrial-like (The sequence of the model RefSeq protein was modified relative to this genomic sequence to represent the inferred CDS: substituted 1 base at 1 genomic stop codon), with protein MAQVKLKMQAQALLRWHDAHQFCSRSGQPTKKNVAGSKRVCPSNKIIYYPQMTPVVITLVSDGTRCLLARQSSFPKGMYSALAGFCDIGESLEEAVQRXVAEEVGLEVERLQYSASQHWPFPNGALMIACHATVKPGQTEVSSDASLMIYPLPHPSWSVGTY; from the exons GCTCAGGCTCTTCTCCGTTGGCATGATGCTCATCAGTTCTGCAGTAGAAGTGGGCAGCCCACCAAGAAGAATGTGGCTGGCAGCAAGCGTGTGTGCCCTTCCAATAAGATCATCTATTATCCACAG ATGACTCCTGTGGTGATCACTCTGGTGTCAGATGGGACTCGATGCCTGCTTGCCCGCCAGAGTTCCTTTCCCAAGGGAATGTATTCTGCCTTGGCAGGTTTTTGTGATATAG GTGAAAGTCTGGAAGAGGCTGTCCAGCGATAAGTTGCAGAAGAGGTGGGATTGGAGGTGGAAAGACTGCAATACTCTGCATCTCAGCACTGGCCCTTTCCTAATGGCGCACTCATGATTGCTTGTCATGCAACTGTGAAACCAGGGCAGACAGAGGTGAGTTCTGATGCTTCCCTTATGATATATCCTTTGCCTCATCCAAGCTGGTCTGTAGGTACTTACTAA